The Paenibacillus sp. RC334 nucleotide sequence TATGCTCCAATGCACTAATCAGGCGGTCATTATCCCGCTGATGCAACCCGATGCTTGGCTCGTCCAAAATATACAGTACACCCATCAGGCTGGAACCGATCTGTGTCGCCAACCGGATACGTTGTGCCTCACCACCGGATAACGTGCCCGCTGCACGACTTAAGGTCAGGTACTCCAATCCAACATTAACGAGAAATCCCAAACGGCTGTTAATTTCCTTAAAAATGAGATTGGCAATGGACTGTTCCTTCTCACTCAACACCAGCGTTTTGAAAAATTGAGACGCTTCGCCGATGGACAAATCAGTTACATAGGCAATGTTACGCTCCTGAATAGTCACCGCCAGAGTTTCTTTCTTCAAACGGTGTCCCTTACAGGTGTTACACGGCTTTGCGCTCATAAATCCTTCAATAAATTCACGGATACCGTCAGAAGCTGTGTCACGATAACGACGCTCCAGATTCGGGATAATTCCCTCGAAGGTCACGTAGGCTTCCTTGCGTTGTCCAAAATCATTTTCATAACGGAATCGGATCTTCTGGTCACCCGTTCCATTTAATATGGTGTTCATCTGTTCCGTGGTCAGCTGGCTGACAGGAATGTTCTGTGGAATACTATAATGCTCGCATACGGACTGCAAAAATTGCGGATAATAGGTGGAAGTTCCTCCACTCCACGCCTGAAATGCTCCATCTTCTACATTTTTCTCCGGATCAGGAATGAGCAGGTCGGGGTCGACCACCATTTTAACGCCCAATCCGTCACAATCCGGGCAAGCACCGAACGGACTGTTAAAAGAAAACATCCGTGGCGACAGCTCGTCTATACTGGAACCACAGATCGGGCAGGCAAAATTAGAACTGAAGCGCAGCTCCTCTTGCCCCATCATGTCCACCAGCAACTGACCTCCTGAAAGGTTCAATGCTGTCTCAATAGAGTCGGACAGACGTGCACGCACATCCTCCTTCACTACGATCCGGTCTACAACCACTTCAATGGAATGCTTCTTGTTTTTCTCCAGCTCGATCTTTTCGGACAATTCACGCAGTTCCCCATTGACACGCACCCGTACAAAGCCTTGCTTGGCAATATCCGAGAATAGCGTTTTATGCTCACCTTTGCGTCCCGAAACCAATGGGGCCAAAATCTGCAGCCTTGTCTTTTCAGGGTATTGCAAAATGCGGTCCACCATTTGTTCAACCGTTTGTGATGTAATTTCAATGCCATGTTCAGGACAATGAGGGTGACCAATTCGGGCAAACAACAGCCGCAAATAGTCATAAATCTCTGTAACCGTACCGACAGTAGAACGCGGATTACGGCTCGTAGTCTTTTGGTCAATGGAAATCGCAGGAGACAGTCCGTCAATGGAATCCACGTCCGGCTTCTCCATCTGTCCCAGGAACTGACGCGCATACGCAGATAAAGACTCCACATAACGCCGCTGTCCTTCTGCATAGATCGTATCGAAAGCCAGTGACGATTTACCTGAGCCACTTAGCCCCGTGAGAACGACAAATTTGTCCCTTGGGATAGTCACGTCAATATTTTTGAGATTATGCGCCCTTGCGCCTTTGATGATGATGCTTTCATTCGCCAAATGTTTCATCTCCTTAGCCATAGTTCACGTCATGCTATACTGCAATGGAATACCCCATGCAAGTGATATATCGCAAAGAGAACGACCGCATGGGCCGCCCTCTCTATTTTCAAAAGCAATCATCCATTTCATTTTCAATGTGTTCGCGCTACTAGCCGCCCCTGAAAGCTTAGTCAGCCCGTAGCTCCAACAAAGCGTCACGCAACTCGGCAGCCCGTTCGAACTGAAGATTCTTGGCGGCATCCTTCATCTCCGCTTCCAAACGCTGAATCAGCGACTGACGCTCCTTCTTGGAAAGTTTACCTGTCTCGCCAGGAAGGTAATCATTACGTGCCTCGGCCACCTTGGTCGCTTCAATGACATCACGAATCTTTTTACGAATCGTTTGCGGGGTAATGCCATGGTCTTCATTATACTGAATTTGAATCGCACGGCGGCGTTCGGTTTCTTTTATCGCTTTATCCATAGAATCCGTAATTTTGTCACCGTAC carries:
- the uvrA gene encoding excinuclease ABC subunit UvrA, with protein sequence MANESIIIKGARAHNLKNIDVTIPRDKFVVLTGLSGSGKSSLAFDTIYAEGQRRYVESLSAYARQFLGQMEKPDVDSIDGLSPAISIDQKTTSRNPRSTVGTVTEIYDYLRLLFARIGHPHCPEHGIEITSQTVEQMVDRILQYPEKTRLQILAPLVSGRKGEHKTLFSDIAKQGFVRVRVNGELRELSEKIELEKNKKHSIEVVVDRIVVKEDVRARLSDSIETALNLSGGQLLVDMMGQEELRFSSNFACPICGSSIDELSPRMFSFNSPFGACPDCDGLGVKMVVDPDLLIPDPEKNVEDGAFQAWSGGTSTYYPQFLQSVCEHYSIPQNIPVSQLTTEQMNTILNGTGDQKIRFRYENDFGQRKEAYVTFEGIIPNLERRYRDTASDGIREFIEGFMSAKPCNTCKGHRLKKETLAVTIQERNIAYVTDLSIGEASQFFKTLVLSEKEQSIANLIFKEINSRLGFLVNVGLEYLTLSRAAGTLSGGEAQRIRLATQIGSSLMGVLYILDEPSIGLHQRDNDRLISALEHMRNLGNTLIVVEHDEDTMMAADYIIDIGPGAGIHGGMIMSQGTPQEVMEDPNSLTGQYLSGRKFIPVNTERRKPTDKWLEVRGAKENNLKNLNVKIPLGVFTAVTGVSGSGKSTLVNEILYKTLARDLNRARVRPGQHKEIRGLENIDKVVEIDQSPIGRTPRSNPATYTGVFDDIRDLFSKTNEAKVRGYQKGRFSFNIKGGRCEACKGDGIIKIEMHFLPDVYVPCEVCKGKRYNRETLEVKYKSKSIADVLEMTVEDATEFFENIPKIHRKIQTLLDVGLGYIKLGQPATTLSGGEAQRVKLASELYRRSTGKTIYILDEPTTGLHVHDIDRLLTVLHRLVDSGETVLVIEHNLDVIKTADYLIDLGPEGGSGGGTILATGTPEQLVKVEESYTGRYLKPILERDTQRSQALQTADL